A DNA window from Mya arenaria isolate MELC-2E11 chromosome 17, ASM2691426v1 contains the following coding sequences:
- the LOC128224390 gene encoding uncharacterized protein LOC128224390, which produces MAGPSNKLLSYKLDLSPRGSSNKLLNYNLDLSPRGPSNKLLSYNLDLSPRGPSNKLLSYNLDLSPRGPSNKLLNYNLDLSPRRPSKKLLSYNLDPSPRGPSNKPLSYNLYLSPRGPSNKLLNYNLDLSPRGPSKKLLSYNLDLSPRGPSNKLLSYNLDLSPRGPSNKPLSYKLDLSPRGPSNKLLNYNLDLSPRGPSNKLLSYNLDLSPRGPSNKLLNNNLDLSPRGPSNKLLSYNLDLSPRGPSNKLLNNNLDLSPRGPSNKLLSYNLDLSPRGPSNKLLNYNLDLSPRGPSNKLLSYNLDLSPRGPSNKLLSYNLDLSPQGPSNKLLSYKLDLSPRGPSNKLLSDKLDLSPRGPSNKLLSYKLDLSPRGPSNKLLSYNLDLSPRGPSNKLLSDKLDLSPQGPSNKLLSYKLDLSPRGPSNKLLSYNLDLSPRGPSNKLLNNNLDLSPQGPSNKLLSYKLDLSPRGPSNKLLNYNLDLSPRGPSNKLLSYNLDPSPQGPSKKLLSYNLDLSPRGPSNKLLNNNLDLSPRGPSNKLLSYNLDLSPRGPSNKLLNNNLDLSPRGPSNKLLSYNLDLSPRGPSNKLLNNNLDLSPRGPSNKLLSYNLDLSPRGPSNKLLNYNLDLSPRGPSNKLLSYNLDLSPRGPSNKLLNNNLDLSPRGPSNKLLNNNLDLSPRGPSNKLLSYILDLSPRGPSNKLLNYNLDLSPRGPSNKLLSYNLDLSPRGPSNKLLNNNLDLSPRGPSNKLLSYNLDLSPRGPSNKLLSYNLDLSPRGPLAYT; this is translated from the exons ATGGCG GGACCGTCGAACAAACTACTTAGTTACAAACTTGACCTCTCGCCTCGGGGATCGTCGAACAAACTACTAAATTACAACCTTGACCTCTCGCCTCGGGGACCATCGAACAAACTACTTAGTTACAACCTTGACCTCTCGCCTCGGGGACCGTCGAACAAACTACTTAGTTACAACCTTGACCTCTCGCCTCGGGGACCGTCGAACAAACTACTTAATTACAACCTTGACCTCTCGCCAAGGAGACCATCGAAAAAACTACTTAGTTACAACCTTGACCCCTCGCCTCGGGGACCGTCGAACAAACCACTTAGTTACAACCTTTACCTCTCGCCTCGGGGACCGTCGAACAAACTACTTAATTACAACCTTGACCTCTCGCCACGGGGACCGTCGAAAAAACTACTTAGTTACAACCTTGACCTCTCGCCTCGGGGACCGTCGAACAAACTACTTAGTTACAACCTTGACCTCTCGCCTCGGGGACCGTCGAACAAACCACTTAGTTACAAACTTGACCTCTCGCCTCGGGGACCATCGAACAAACTACTTAATTACAACCTTGACCTCTCGCCTCGGGGACCATCGAACAAACTACTTAGTTACAACCTTGACCTCTCGCCTCGGGGACCGTCGAACAAACTACTTAATAACAACCTTGACCTCTCGCCTCGGGGACCATCGAACAAACTACTTAGTTACAACCTTGACCTCTCGCCTCGGGGACCGTCGAACAAACTACTTAATAACAACCTTGACCTCTCGCCTCGGGGACCATCGAACAAACTACTTAGTTACAACCTTGACCTCTCGCCTCGGGGACCATCGAACAAACTACTTAATTACAACCTTGACCTCTCGCCTCGGGGACCATCGAACAAACTACTTAGTTACAACCTTGACCTCTCTCCTCGGGGACCGTCGAACAAACTACTTAGTTACAACCTTGACCTCTCGCCTCAGGGACCGTCGAACAAACTACTTAGTTACAAACTTGACCTCTCGCCTCGGGGACCATCGAACAAACTACTTAGTGACAAACTTGACCTCTCGCCTCGGGGACCGTCGAACAAACTACTTAGTTACAAACTTGACCTCTCGCCTCGGGGACCATCGAACAAATTACTTAGTTACAACCTTGACCTCTCGCCTCGGGGACCATCGAACAAACTACTTAGTGACAAACTTGACCTCTCGCCTCAGGGACCGTCGAACAAACTACTTAGTTACAAACTTGACCTCTCGCCTCGGGGACCATCGAACAAACTACTTAGTTACAACCTTGACCTCTCGCCTCGGGGACCGTCGAACAAACTACTTAATAACAACCTTGACCTCTCGCCTCAGGGACCGTCGAACAAACTACTTAGTTACAAACTTGACCTCTCACCTCGGGGACCGTCGAACAAACTACTTAATTACAACCTTGACCTCTCGCCTCGGGGACCATCGAACAAACTACTTAGTTACAACCTTGACCCCTCGCCTCAGGGACCGTCGAAGAAACTACTTAGTTACAACCTTGACCTCTCGCCTCGGGGACCATCGAACAAACTACTTAATAACAACCTTGACCTCTCGCCTCGGGGACCGTCGAACAAACTACTTAGTTACAACCTTGACCTTTCGCCTCGGGGACCGTCGAACAAACTACTTAATAACAACCTTGACCTCTCGCCTCGGGGACCATCGAACAAACTACTTAGTTACAACCTTGACCTCTCGCCTCGGGGACCGTCGAACAAACTACTTAATAACAACCTTGACCTCTCGCCTCGCGGACCATCGAACAAACTACTTAGTTACAATCTTGACCTCTCGCCTCGGGGACCATCGAACAAACTACTTAATTACAACCTTGACCTCTCGCCTCGGGGACCATCGAACAAACTACTTAGTTACAACCTTGACCTCTCGCCTCGGGGACCGTCGAACAAACTACTTAATAACAACCTTGACCTCTCGCCTCGGGGACCATCGAACAAACTACTTAATAACAACCTTGACCTCTCGCCTCGGGGACCGTCGAACAAACTACTTAGTTACATCCTTGACCTCTCGCCTCGGGGACCGTCGAACAAACTACTTAATTACAACCTTGACCTCTCGCCTCGGGGACCATCGAACAAACTACTTAGTTACAACCTTGACCTCTCGCCTCGGGGACCATCGAACAAACTACTTAATAACAACCTTGACCTCTCGCCTCGGGGACCGTCGAACAAACTACTTAGTTACAACCTTGACCTCTCACCCCGGGGACCATCGAACAAACTACTTAGTTACAACCTTGACCTCTCGCCTCGGGGACCTCTTgcatatacataa
- the LOC128223092 gene encoding uncharacterized protein LOC128223092 — translation MNGCSYACLNVSGPVCPLPEWLNGPRTPGSINTLSCNAWQTGGGTATCGNDLKWSAVVKKCRSILNLKCQNDTVCAPINAQCRSGRCECGPGMSYNFIDNMCVSASSPVDFCKEKNDGLYKDPKDCAYYYQCSSKHGHRMPCPSETYFNETLQICDSAANVLNCP, via the exons ATGAATGGCTGCTCGTATGCGTGCCTAAACGTATCAG GACCTGTCTGTCCGCTTCCGGAATGGCTTAATGGTCCTCGGACACCCGGCTCGATTAACACTCTCAGTTGCAATGCATGGCAAACGGGAGGAGGAACAGCGACATGCGGCAATGATCTGAAGTGGAGCGCCGTGGTTAAAAAGTGCAGAT CCATTTTAAATCTCAAGTGTCAGAACGATACGGTGTGTGCACCAATCAACGCCCAGTGCCGTAGCGGGAGATGTGAGTGCGGACCTGGCATGTCATATAACTTCATTGACAACATGTGCGTTTCAG CTTCCAGCCCTGTTGATTTCTGCAAGGAAAAGAATGACGGATTGTACAAGGATCCCAAAGACTGTGCCTACTATTACCAATGCTCGTCCAAGCACGGCCACCGCATGCCCTGCCCAAGTGAAACCTACTTCAATGAGACTCTTCAAATCTGTGATTCGGCTGCCAACGTCCTAAATTGTCCTTAA